In a genomic window of Meiothermus sp. CFH 77666:
- a CDS encoding nucleotidyltransferase: MTHQMLELIRHLNAKGARSMVIGGYALAFLGVPRYTKNLDLWIDMQEAPRVLEAIKSFFGGDDLGLTLEDLSTPGVVQLGYEPNQVDLVLLNEPDFDEAYAHSQTHEVGGVTVRVVSREDFVRLKKAFGRSIDLRDVEEL; the protein is encoded by the coding sequence ATGACCCACCAAATGCTCGAGTTAATCCGCCACCTGAACGCAAAGGGCGCGCGTTCAATGGTTATCGGCGGCTACGCCCTAGCCTTCCTGGGGGTTCCCCGCTACACCAAAAACCTCGATTTGTGGATAGACATGCAAGAGGCACCCCGCGTTCTGGAAGCTATCAAGTCCTTTTTTGGTGGAGACGATCTGGGGCTTACGCTAGAAGACTTGAGTACGCCGGGGGTTGTGCAGTTGGGCTACGAACCCAATCAGGTAGACCTGGTGCTACTCAACGAGCCCGATTTCGACGAAGCCTATGCCCATAGCCAGACGCACGAGGTAGGGGGTGTTACCGTGCGGGTGGTGTCTCGTGAGGATTTTGTGCGCCTGAAAAAAGCGTTTGGGCGCAGCATTGACCTGCGCGATGTCGAGGAGTTATGA
- the def gene encoding peptide deformylase has product MAQVLPIRLYGDPVLKKKALPVQDFSGIPALAENMLETMFEARGVGLAAPQVGISQRLFVAAEYLEDETEEGPEADLKTRVKELYVMVNPVITYRSGQQSITEGCLSLPGLYAEGAQRDLQVRVEYQNEKGEPKVLEAEGYLAVVLQHEIDHLDGILFFQRMAFADKQKFLEEHREDLALFQRQAKAFLREEAARLGQAR; this is encoded by the coding sequence ATGGCCCAGGTTCTGCCCATCCGCCTGTACGGCGACCCCGTTTTGAAGAAAAAAGCCCTGCCCGTGCAGGATTTTAGCGGTATTCCGGCGCTGGCTGAGAACATGCTCGAGACCATGTTCGAAGCCCGAGGGGTGGGGCTGGCGGCCCCCCAGGTCGGCATTAGCCAGCGGCTCTTTGTGGCCGCCGAGTACCTCGAGGACGAGACAGAAGAAGGCCCCGAGGCCGACCTCAAAACCCGCGTCAAAGAGCTGTACGTGATGGTGAACCCGGTCATCACCTACCGCTCGGGCCAGCAGTCCATTACCGAAGGGTGCCTGTCGCTGCCCGGCCTCTATGCCGAAGGGGCCCAGCGCGACTTGCAGGTGCGGGTCGAGTACCAGAACGAAAAGGGCGAGCCGAAGGTGCTCGAGGCCGAGGGCTACCTGGCGGTGGTGCTGCAACACGAGATTGACCACCTGGACGGTATCCTCTTCTTCCAGCGGATGGCTTTTGCCGACAAGCAAAAGTTTCTCGAGGAGCACCGCGAAGACCTGGCCCTTTTCCAGCGGCAGGCCAAGGCGTTCTTGCGCGAGGAGGCCGCACGGCTGGGGCAGGCCAGGTGA
- the recG gene encoding ATP-dependent DNA helicase RecG: protein MTREELKARLLRPLQRELADGAQDRVVAGGLERLLENLGQPFPEVRRMLAGYRQMEPEARKTQLQKAIALLGGIGGDRAQGSGVRGQGLGDRSPLTENPRSTPLHFDTPLEALNLGPGSKKKLAELGLRVLRDLLHYYPRRYEDRRTLQSVRDVEDGTKATVVGKVLSRELVKTPRKGLQLVQVRFMDGWGWKFTGVWFNQPWVLKQMSEGASIVLSGRVQKRGGHISLMVEYFEDEGGESLSTGRIVPVYPAKEGIGQAFLRRAVWRALEAFTAIPDPLEPYRRGQGAANRALQTGALTLDEALRQAHFPDSEAKLEQALYRLKFDEFLLLELKVMIQSGGSALLGRMFRVTPEMVERFRSTLPFRLTRAQERVLNEILEDMQSERQMARLVQGDVGSGKTAVAAAALYVAAQNGAQGALMAPTEILAKQHFDNLTRYLYPLGVSVDLLVGSMTGSEKRAVQERLQSGQTQVVVGTHALIQDGVAFRDLGLAVIDEEHRFGVLQRRRLLGQRPDVLVMSATPIPRSLALTLYGDLEVSQIDELPPGRTPIQTKILTQKTRTQAYAFARQEIQKGHQVFVVTPMIEEGESEATAELAAATQLREELETLLPDVRIDLLHGKMKPDEKDAVMERFKQGAFDLLVSTTVIEVGVDIPQATLMIIENAERFGLAQLHQLRGRVGRGGLESYCILIAGETSKRTMQRLRVIEESTDGFYIAEQDLKLRGPGELRGVRQSGMPDLRLGDLASDQAIIEESRALARAILEADPYLDNPEHALLKRELQARAEAIGFREVI, encoded by the coding sequence GTGACCCGCGAAGAACTCAAAGCCCGCTTGCTCCGCCCCCTGCAGCGCGAACTCGCCGATGGCGCTCAGGATCGGGTGGTGGCGGGGGGTTTGGAAAGGCTCCTGGAGAACCTGGGCCAGCCCTTTCCCGAGGTGCGCCGGATGCTGGCCGGCTACCGACAGATGGAGCCCGAGGCCCGCAAAACCCAGCTCCAAAAGGCCATTGCGCTGCTGGGGGGAATAGGAGGGGACAGGGCACAGGGGTCAGGGGTCAGGGGTCAGGGGTTAGGGGACAGGAGCCCGTTAACAGAAAACCCCCGTTCTACCCCCCTTCACTTCGACACCCCCCTCGAGGCCCTGAACCTGGGGCCGGGCAGCAAAAAAAAGCTGGCCGAGCTGGGCCTTCGGGTGCTGCGCGACCTGCTCCACTACTACCCCCGCCGCTACGAAGACCGCCGCACCTTGCAAAGTGTGCGCGACGTGGAAGACGGCACCAAGGCTACCGTGGTGGGCAAGGTGCTGAGCCGGGAGCTGGTCAAGACCCCCAGAAAAGGACTGCAACTGGTGCAGGTGCGCTTTATGGACGGGTGGGGCTGGAAGTTTACCGGGGTCTGGTTCAACCAGCCTTGGGTGCTCAAGCAGATGTCCGAAGGGGCCAGCATCGTGCTCTCGGGACGGGTGCAAAAGCGCGGGGGCCACATCTCGCTCATGGTGGAATACTTCGAGGACGAAGGCGGCGAATCCCTCTCCACCGGGCGCATCGTGCCGGTGTATCCCGCCAAAGAGGGCATTGGACAGGCTTTCCTGCGCCGGGCGGTCTGGCGGGCTCTGGAGGCTTTCACCGCCATACCCGACCCCCTCGAGCCCTACCGGCGGGGACAGGGGGCCGCAAACCGGGCCCTGCAAACCGGCGCCCTGACCCTGGACGAAGCCCTGCGCCAGGCCCACTTCCCCGATTCGGAGGCGAAGCTCGAGCAAGCCCTCTACCGGCTCAAGTTCGACGAGTTTTTGCTGCTGGAGCTCAAGGTGATGATTCAGTCGGGCGGCTCGGCCCTGCTGGGCCGGATGTTCCGGGTAACCCCCGAGATGGTCGAGCGCTTCCGCTCCACCCTGCCCTTTCGCCTGACCCGCGCACAGGAGCGAGTGCTGAACGAGATACTCGAAGACATGCAGTCCGAGCGGCAGATGGCCCGGCTGGTGCAGGGGGATGTGGGTTCGGGCAAGACCGCCGTGGCCGCCGCCGCCCTTTATGTGGCTGCCCAGAACGGCGCCCAGGGGGCCCTGATGGCCCCCACCGAGATTCTGGCCAAGCAGCACTTCGACAACCTGACCCGCTACCTTTACCCGCTGGGGGTCTCGGTGGATCTGCTGGTGGGCTCCATGACCGGAAGCGAGAAGCGGGCCGTGCAGGAGCGGCTCCAGAGCGGCCAAACCCAGGTGGTGGTGGGCACCCATGCCCTCATCCAGGACGGGGTGGCGTTCCGCGATCTGGGCCTGGCGGTGATAGACGAGGAGCACCGCTTTGGGGTCTTGCAACGCCGCCGGCTCCTGGGCCAGCGGCCCGATGTGCTGGTGATGTCGGCCACCCCCATTCCGCGTTCGCTGGCCCTGACCCTGTACGGCGACCTCGAGGTCTCCCAGATTGACGAGCTGCCCCCAGGCCGCACCCCCATCCAGACCAAAATCCTCACCCAGAAAACCCGCACCCAGGCTTACGCCTTTGCCCGGCAGGAAATCCAGAAAGGCCACCAGGTGTTTGTGGTCACGCCCATGATTGAGGAGGGCGAGTCGGAGGCCACCGCCGAGCTGGCCGCCGCCACCCAGCTGCGGGAGGAGCTCGAGACGCTTCTGCCGGATGTACGCATAGACCTGCTCCACGGCAAGATGAAGCCCGACGAAAAGGACGCCGTGATGGAGCGCTTCAAACAGGGGGCCTTCGACCTCTTGGTCTCGACCACCGTGATTGAGGTGGGGGTGGACATCCCCCAGGCTACTCTGATGATCATCGAAAACGCCGAGCGCTTCGGGCTGGCCCAGCTTCACCAGTTGCGCGGGCGGGTGGGGCGGGGAGGGCTCGAGTCCTACTGCATCCTGATTGCGGGTGAAACCTCCAAGCGCACCATGCAGCGCCTGCGGGTCATCGAGGAATCCACCGACGGCTTCTATATTGCCGAGCAAGACCTGAAGCTGCGCGGCCCCGGCGAACTGCGGGGGGTGCGCCAGTCGGGTATGCCCGACCTGCGGCTCGGCGACCTGGCCTCCGACCAGGCCATCATCGAGGAGAGCCGGGCGCTGGCCAGGGCCATTCTGGAAGCCGACCCCTACCTGGATAACCCTGAACACGCCCTCCTGAAGCGCGAGCTTCAAGCCCGGGCCGAGGCCATTGGTTTCCGCGAGGTGATTTGA
- a CDS encoding pitrilysin family protein: MTQTQSAVEFKQATLENGLTVIAEINPEAKSVALGYFCKTGSRDETPEIAGVSHFLEHMLFKGSAKRDALGVNLEFDQMGAQYNAYTSEENTVYYGAVLPEFAPRLLELWTDLMRPALRPEDFNTEKQVILEEIALYEDRPNVMLFDWGRARYFAGHPLGNSVLGTTASISALTREQMAEYQARRYTPGNLVLTLAGRVDWERTLEQVQALTAGWPRGEASRAYPEVKAQVGEMREPYPKATQTYLVLLAPGVSAQDPRRYAANILANILGEEGNSRLFWALTDKGLVESVGAGVDEADRAGLFYIYAQTDPVNEEAVKAVLREELGRLEREGVRPDELERAKNKLATALVFAGETPMQRLMSVGLGYVYNQTYEPLSEIARRVEAVTLDDVNALLEEKPFSRSFCYSLVPA; encoded by the coding sequence ATGACCCAGACCCAATCTGCCGTTGAGTTCAAGCAGGCCACCCTGGAGAACGGCCTGACCGTGATTGCCGAGATCAACCCCGAGGCCAAGAGCGTGGCCCTGGGCTATTTTTGCAAGACCGGAAGCCGTGACGAGACCCCCGAAATAGCCGGGGTGTCGCACTTTTTAGAGCACATGCTGTTCAAGGGCTCGGCCAAGCGCGATGCCCTGGGGGTGAACCTCGAGTTCGACCAGATGGGAGCCCAGTACAACGCCTACACCTCCGAAGAGAATACCGTCTACTACGGAGCGGTGCTGCCCGAGTTTGCTCCCCGGCTCCTGGAGCTCTGGACCGACCTGATGCGCCCGGCGCTGCGCCCTGAAGACTTCAACACCGAGAAGCAGGTCATCCTCGAGGAGATTGCCCTGTACGAAGACCGGCCCAATGTGATGCTTTTTGATTGGGGGCGGGCGCGGTATTTTGCCGGGCATCCCCTGGGCAACAGTGTGCTGGGTACGACCGCTTCAATCTCGGCCCTGACCCGTGAGCAGATGGCCGAGTACCAGGCGCGGCGCTACACCCCCGGCAACCTGGTGCTGACCCTGGCGGGCCGGGTGGACTGGGAGCGAACCCTCGAGCAGGTGCAAGCGCTCACGGCTGGCTGGCCCCGGGGGGAGGCCAGCCGGGCCTACCCGGAGGTGAAGGCCCAGGTTGGCGAAATGCGGGAACCCTATCCCAAAGCCACTCAGACCTATCTGGTGCTGCTGGCTCCAGGGGTTTCGGCCCAGGATCCGCGCCGTTATGCGGCCAACATCCTGGCCAACATCCTGGGCGAGGAGGGTAACAGCCGCCTCTTCTGGGCCCTTACCGACAAAGGCCTGGTGGAGTCGGTGGGGGCAGGGGTGGACGAGGCCGACCGGGCCGGGCTCTTTTACATTTATGCCCAGACCGACCCGGTCAACGAGGAAGCGGTGAAGGCCGTGCTCCGCGAGGAGCTGGGCCGCCTCGAGCGCGAGGGGGTGCGCCCGGACGAGCTCGAGCGGGCCAAAAACAAGCTGGCCACCGCACTGGTGTTTGCGGGCGAGACCCCCATGCAACGCCTGATGAGCGTGGGCCTGGGTTATGTTTACAACCAAACCTATGAGCCCCTGAGCGAGATTGCCCGGCGGGTCGAGGCGGTCACGCTGGACGATGTTAACGCCTTGTTGGAAGAAAAGCCCTTTAGCCGCAGCTTTTGCTACAGCCTCGTACCTGCGTAG
- a CDS encoding pitrilysin family protein: MAVSQVETLANGLTLAVEEQPWNPGVAMQLLVPVGAVNDPEGMEGAASLLEGWLWKGAGSRDARALANAFDDLGVRRGSSSALEYTTFAAQFLAEKLPAVLSLYADVLMRPHLPTEALEAVRQIALQELASLEDQPPKKMFAALRRAVFASPHGRNPSGQKAHLESISAEALREDFAHRYAPQGAILALVGGVRFEEAREAVENALGDWKGAGAGYPAIELRPAHTIHLEQDTAQTQIGLIYPDISFDHPEFYSARLAAQVLSGGSSSRLFTEVREKRGLVYSVYAAPNGIKGYSYLTAYAGTTPERADETLQVMQEEIARLSQGVSEAELERTKIGLRAALVMQDESSRSRASSITRDLYLLGRVRTLDEIEAQIAAVDVPRINRYLAANPYRNPWIATLGPRKLAVTE; encoded by the coding sequence ATGGCGGTATCGCAAGTTGAAACTTTGGCCAATGGCCTGACGCTGGCCGTGGAGGAACAGCCCTGGAACCCCGGTGTGGCCATGCAGTTACTGGTGCCGGTAGGCGCCGTGAACGACCCCGAGGGCATGGAAGGAGCGGCCAGCTTGCTGGAGGGCTGGCTCTGGAAAGGGGCGGGCAGCCGGGATGCTCGGGCCCTGGCCAATGCTTTTGACGACCTGGGGGTGCGCCGGGGCAGCAGCAGCGCCCTCGAGTACACCACCTTTGCCGCACAGTTTCTGGCCGAAAAACTCCCCGCGGTGCTCTCGCTCTATGCCGATGTGCTGATGCGCCCCCACCTGCCCACCGAGGCCCTGGAAGCCGTGCGCCAGATTGCCCTGCAAGAGCTGGCCTCGCTGGAAGACCAGCCGCCCAAAAAGATGTTTGCCGCCCTTCGCCGGGCGGTGTTTGCCAGCCCCCACGGGCGCAATCCCAGCGGACAGAAGGCCCACCTGGAAAGCATTTCCGCCGAGGCCCTGCGGGAAGACTTTGCCCATCGCTATGCCCCCCAGGGGGCGATTCTGGCCCTGGTGGGGGGTGTACGCTTCGAGGAGGCCAGGGAAGCCGTCGAGAATGCCCTGGGTGACTGGAAGGGGGCCGGGGCGGGGTATCCGGCCATTGAGCTACGGCCCGCCCATACCATCCACCTCGAGCAAGACACCGCCCAGACGCAGATTGGCCTCATCTACCCCGACATCTCCTTCGACCACCCCGAGTTTTACAGCGCCCGCCTGGCCGCCCAGGTGCTCTCTGGGGGCAGCAGCAGCCGCCTGTTTACCGAGGTGCGTGAGAAGCGGGGCCTGGTCTACTCGGTGTATGCGGCTCCCAATGGCATCAAGGGCTATAGCTACCTGACCGCCTATGCCGGCACCACCCCGGAGCGGGCCGACGAGACCCTGCAGGTGATGCAGGAAGAGATCGCCCGGCTTTCGCAAGGCGTCTCCGAGGCCGAGCTGGAACGCACCAAGATTGGCTTGCGGGCCGCCCTGGTGATGCAGGATGAGTCGTCGCGCTCGAGGGCCAGCAGCATCACCCGCGACCTCTACCTGCTGGGCCGGGTACGCACCCTGGACGAGATCGAGGCCCAGATTGCCGCCGTGGATGTGCCGCGCATCAACCGCTACCTGGCCGCCAACCCCTACCGAAACCCCTGGATAGCCACCCTGGGGCCGAGAAAGCTGGCCGTTACCGAGTAG
- a CDS encoding CAP domain-containing protein: MRGAWLLGLMLLCSAALAQSALELEVLQRTNQVRTERGLRPLQWDALAYKAALGHAQDMLRRNFFAHQNPDGLGAAERMRAAGVLEVTVGENLASFEGYPDPEIPRRSLLGWMNSPGHRANLLKPEFTHLGVALVRQGRQVMVVQNFIGRPFDPQVRLTPAQAERTVLLLTGTAAGTVGVFVGNNLYARLNPPIQTRLELPPKAEVSFAVFDGQTWWATRNGERGLRLETTLERSLVPGQQVLLNLPAGNYTLAVGAEPRFWQNLAGPVRLELALPGTLEALWLGIRQGNQISYSHRIPLKP, encoded by the coding sequence ATGCGAGGGGCCTGGCTGCTGGGGTTGATGCTGTTGTGCAGCGCTGCCCTGGCCCAGAGTGCCCTGGAGCTCGAGGTGCTCCAGCGCACCAACCAGGTACGCACCGAGCGCGGTCTGCGGCCCTTGCAGTGGGATGCGCTGGCCTACAAGGCAGCCCTGGGCCATGCCCAGGACATGCTCCGGCGCAACTTTTTTGCCCACCAGAACCCCGATGGTCTGGGGGCCGCCGAACGGATGCGGGCTGCCGGGGTGCTCGAGGTCACGGTAGGCGAGAACCTGGCCAGCTTCGAGGGCTACCCCGACCCCGAAATTCCCCGCCGCTCGCTTTTGGGCTGGATGAACAGCCCCGGCCACCGGGCCAACCTGCTCAAGCCCGAGTTCACCCATCTGGGGGTGGCCCTGGTACGTCAGGGGCGGCAGGTGATGGTGGTGCAGAACTTCATCGGGCGGCCCTTCGACCCCCAGGTGCGCCTGACCCCTGCCCAGGCCGAACGCACGGTACTGTTGCTCACCGGTACGGCTGCCGGTACGGTGGGGGTCTTTGTGGGCAACAACCTCTATGCCCGTTTGAACCCGCCCATCCAGACCCGCCTCGAGCTCCCCCCCAAAGCCGAGGTGAGCTTTGCCGTGTTCGACGGCCAGACCTGGTGGGCTACCCGCAACGGCGAACGCGGTTTGCGCTTGGAGACCACCCTCGAGCGAAGTTTGGTGCCGGGCCAGCAGGTCTTGCTCAACCTTCCCGCCGGTAACTACACCCTGGCGGTGGGGGCAGAGCCGCGCTTCTGGCAGAATCTTGCCGGGCCGGTGCGCCTCGAGCTCGCCCTCCCCGGTACGCTGGAAGCCCTGTGGCTCGGTATCCGTCAGGGGAACCAAATCAGCTACAGCCACCGGATTCCACTAAAGCCGTGA
- a CDS encoding DMT family transporter, with protein MDSRVLLAIGLTILPWASAFAGIRAGLQDYSPAHLTLLRFLVASAVMVVYALWVRMPLPERRDWPAILGLGFLGITAYHTALNFGQVSVKAGPAALLIAVGPVFVALMSYFFLRERLSAWGWLGIGVAFAGVALIAVGNHPGSFELEPGALLIVLAAFVTSVYFVFQRSLVKKYNPLNFTAYTIWAGTLPLLVFWPGLVSEMQAASAQATWSVVYLGVVPGALSYLTWNYALSRAPASQVTSFLYISPVLATLIAYVWLREVPGVLALVGGGIALAGVVIVNTLGKVAQSGIDKRP; from the coding sequence GTGGATTCTCGAGTCCTTCTGGCGATTGGCCTCACCATCCTGCCCTGGGCCTCGGCCTTTGCCGGGATACGGGCGGGCCTTCAGGACTACAGCCCGGCCCACCTGACCCTGCTGCGCTTTCTGGTGGCCTCGGCAGTGATGGTGGTTTACGCCCTGTGGGTGCGGATGCCCCTGCCCGAACGGAGGGACTGGCCGGCCATTCTGGGGCTGGGTTTCCTGGGTATTACCGCCTATCACACTGCCCTCAACTTTGGCCAGGTTAGCGTGAAGGCCGGGCCTGCCGCGCTCCTGATTGCGGTGGGGCCGGTGTTTGTGGCCCTGATGTCCTATTTTTTCCTGCGCGAACGGCTTTCGGCCTGGGGCTGGCTGGGCATTGGGGTGGCCTTTGCAGGCGTGGCCCTGATTGCGGTGGGCAACCACCCCGGTAGCTTTGAACTCGAGCCCGGCGCCTTGCTGATTGTGTTGGCGGCCTTCGTCACCTCGGTTTACTTCGTGTTCCAGCGCAGCCTGGTGAAAAAATACAACCCCCTCAACTTCACCGCTTACACCATCTGGGCCGGAACCCTGCCGCTACTGGTGTTCTGGCCGGGCCTGGTGTCCGAGATGCAGGCCGCCTCGGCCCAGGCCACCTGGAGCGTGGTGTATCTGGGCGTGGTGCCGGGTGCGCTTTCGTACCTGACCTGGAACTACGCCCTGAGCCGCGCCCCGGCCTCGCAGGTGACCAGTTTTTTGTACATCTCGCCGGTGCTCGCTACCCTGATTGCCTATGTCTGGCTGCGGGAAGTGCCCGGTGTGCTGGCCCTGGTGGGGGGTGGAATCGCCCTGGCGGGCGTGGTCATTGTGAACACCCTGGGGAAAGTGGCGCAGAGTGGCATAGACAAGCGCCCCTAG